A single Pristis pectinata isolate sPriPec2 chromosome 6, sPriPec2.1.pri, whole genome shotgun sequence DNA region contains:
- the fam168b gene encoding LOW QUALITY PROTEIN: myelin-associated neurite-outgrowth inhibitor (The sequence of the model RefSeq protein was modified relative to this genomic sequence to represent the inferred CDS: deleted 2 bases in 2 codons), whose amino-acid sequence MNPVYSSGASGVPYANPKGIGYPAGFPVGYAAAAPAFSPTVYAGTNPAFPTGYTPGTPYKVSCSPTSGAVPPYSSSPNPYQAAVYPVRSAYPQQNPYAQQGTYYTQPLYAAPPHVIHHTTVVQPNGMPAAMYPQPIPSPRANGVAMGMVAGTTMAMSAGTLLTTHSPTPVAPHPVSMPAYRTPATPTYNYVPSQW is encoded by the exons ATGAACCCAGTCTATAGTTCAGGTGCTTCAGGGGTTCCATATGCAAATCCAAAAGGAATTGGATACCCAG CAGGTTTTCCAGTTGGCTATGCAGCAGCCGCTCCTGCCTTTTCTCCTACTGTGTATGCTGGTACGAACCCAGCCTTCCCAACAG gttATACACCAGGCACACCTTATAAAGTC TCATGTTCTCCGACCAGT GGAGCTGTACCACCCTACTCCTCCTCTCCCAACCCGTATCAGGCAGCTGTATATCCAGTTCGAAGTGCCTATCCACAACAGAATCCTTATGCACAG caaggCACTTACTACACACAGCCACTATATGCAGCACCACCTCATGTAATTCATCATACCACAGTTGTCCAACCAAATGGAATGCCTGCTGCCATGTACCCACAACCAATTCCATCACCCAGAGCAAATGGTGTTGCCATGGGAATGGTAGCCGGGACCACTATGGCAATGTCAGCAG GCACTTTGTTGACGACCCATTCCCCAACGCCAGTAGCTCCTCATCCTGTTTCCATGCCTGCTTATAGGACTCCAGCAACACCAACTTACAACTATGTACCCTCGCAGTGGTGA